A genomic window from Terrisporobacter glycolicus ATCC 14880 = DSM 1288 includes:
- a CDS encoding ComF family protein translates to MKLISKLIPNNIKETIKIAINYIYPRNITCIICDNPIKLKNPYSLCRSCFKELRFILDGCNKCGKPIVNRNLERESLIDCNYCYNKTFYFDKAIACIEYDDISKKLILDFKYKSKTYLCRYVAYLMKEKILLEDIKADYILFVPLHKKRLKKRGFNQAEKIANKLSDLINVPAIDCISREKDTKKLYKLNKEDREKELKNGFKVKENINLIKNKNVILIDDIFTTGSTANEISKVLKINSVNNICIFTLLTTCVDVYVKE, encoded by the coding sequence ATGAAACTTATATCAAAGTTAATTCCAAATAATATAAAGGAAACTATTAAAATTGCAATAAATTATATTTATCCTAGAAATATAACTTGCATAATTTGTGATAATCCTATAAAACTAAAGAATCCTTATTCTCTTTGTAGAAGTTGTTTTAAGGAGCTAAGATTTATTTTAGATGGATGCAACAAATGTGGAAAACCTATAGTAAATAGAAATTTGGAAAGAGAAAGTTTAATTGACTGTAACTATTGTTATAATAAAACTTTTTATTTTGATAAGGCAATCGCATGTATAGAATATGATGATATAAGTAAAAAATTAATTTTAGATTTTAAATATAAAAGTAAAACTTATTTATGTAGGTACGTAGCCTACTTAATGAAAGAAAAGATTCTATTAGAAGATATAAAGGCTGATTACATATTGTTTGTACCTTTACATAAAAAAAGGTTAAAGAAAAGAGGATTTAATCAAGCAGAAAAGATAGCTAATAAATTAAGTGACTTGATTAATGTACCTGCGATAGATTGTATTAGTAGAGAAAAAGATACAAAAAAGTTATATAAATTGAATAAAGAAGATAGAGAAAAAGAATTAAAAAATGGTTTTAAGGTAAAAGAGAATATTAATCTTATTAAAAATAAAAATGTAATATTAATAGATGATATCTTTACTACAGGATCAACTGCAAATGAAATATCAAAAGTATTGAAAATAAACTCTGTAAAC
- a CDS encoding ATP-dependent RecD-like DNA helicase — MEKLQGMVSDIVFKNEENGYTIASLANENDEITIVGCMPTLSVGESIEIEGKWVNHKIYGSQFEVQSFIPVTPSSLEGIYVYLSSGMIHGIGEKMAKRIVDKFGVDTLDIIQNTPERLTEVEGIGMKKVKQIQESYEENRELRNIIIQLSPYGITPNYCLRIYKKYKDKSLEVINKNPYRLAEEVRGIGFRIADDIASKIGIDKYSPDRIMQGILFTLNQSLGSGHTYLPKRILIEQSVKILGIESKYVENGIMYLAYDQKIHLENMNGEILIYLMMYYICENGVCKEIIKLSQHETKDLRINIEEEIKVVEKEDGISLANNQILAVKESINNGVTIITGGPGTGKTTTINTIIKIFENNDQKVLLCAPTGRAAKRMSETSNKEAKTIHRLLEMGFATDSDELVFFKDEEDPIDADVIILDEASMVDIILMYNLLKAVKLGTRLLLVGDSDQLPSVGAGNVLKDIIDSNVIKTVRLNEIFRQARESMIVVNAHKINNGEPLFLNVKNKDFFFLRKKNNEEILNEIIGLVSERLPKFYKFDKLKDIQVLTSMRKGDLGVNNLNIELQKYLNPPNKYKQEEQFAKRIFRVGDKVMQIRNNYTKKWETEDKSDKGEGIYNGDIGYIFHIDKDKKTVFVLFDKIKIASYKYDELDELDHSFCTTIHKSQGSEFPVVVIPIVWAPPMLLSRNLLYTAVTRAKKLVVLVGDVKYLEQMIKNNRINDRYSNLSYKLNKFIKEGLLSK; from the coding sequence ATGGAAAAATTACAAGGAATGGTTAGTGATATAGTCTTTAAAAATGAAGAAAATGGTTATACCATAGCCTCTTTAGCCAATGAAAATGATGAAATAACTATTGTAGGGTGTATGCCAACTTTATCTGTAGGAGAAAGCATAGAAATAGAAGGAAAATGGGTGAATCATAAAATTTATGGATCTCAATTCGAGGTGCAAAGTTTTATACCCGTTACACCATCTTCTCTTGAGGGTATCTATGTTTATTTATCTTCTGGTATGATACATGGAATAGGCGAAAAAATGGCTAAAAGAATAGTAGATAAATTTGGTGTTGATACTTTAGATATTATTCAAAATACTCCAGAAAGATTAACTGAAGTAGAAGGAATAGGTATGAAGAAAGTAAAACAAATCCAAGAAAGCTATGAAGAAAATAGAGAACTTAGAAATATAATAATACAACTATCTCCTTATGGAATAACTCCTAATTATTGTTTAAGAATATATAAAAAATATAAAGATAAATCCTTGGAAGTGATAAATAAAAATCCATATAGATTAGCAGAAGAAGTAAGAGGTATAGGATTTAGAATTGCCGATGATATTGCCAGCAAAATAGGTATAGACAAATATTCTCCAGATAGAATTATGCAGGGTATTTTATTTACTTTAAACCAAAGCTTGGGAAGTGGTCATACATATTTACCTAAAAGAATATTGATTGAACAATCAGTTAAAATTTTAGGTATAGAATCTAAATATGTGGAAAATGGAATTATGTATTTGGCATATGACCAAAAAATACATTTAGAAAATATGAACGGAGAAATACTTATCTATTTAATGATGTACTATATATGCGAAAATGGTGTATGCAAAGAAATAATAAAGTTATCTCAACATGAAACGAAGGATTTACGGATTAATATAGAAGAAGAAATAAAAGTTGTTGAAAAAGAAGATGGAATAAGTTTGGCGAATAATCAAATCTTAGCAGTAAAAGAATCTATAAATAATGGAGTAACAATTATTACAGGTGGCCCTGGTACAGGAAAAACTACAACGATAAATACTATAATAAAAATATTTGAAAATAATGATCAAAAAGTATTGCTATGTGCTCCAACAGGTAGAGCAGCTAAGAGAATGAGTGAAACCTCAAATAAAGAGGCTAAAACTATTCATAGATTGCTAGAAATGGGATTTGCTACAGACAGTGATGAACTAGTCTTTTTTAAAGATGAAGAAGATCCAATAGATGCTGATGTGATAATATTGGATGAAGCATCTATGGTTGATATTATATTAATGTACAATCTTTTAAAAGCTGTAAAATTAGGAACAAGATTACTTTTAGTAGGAGATAGTGACCAATTACCGTCAGTAGGAGCAGGAAATGTTCTAAAAGACATTATTGATTCCAATGTAATAAAAACTGTACGATTAAATGAAATATTTAGACAAGCAAGAGAAAGTATGATAGTCGTTAATGCTCATAAAATAAACAATGGAGAGCCGCTATTTTTAAATGTAAAAAACAAAGATTTCTTCTTCCTAAGAAAAAAAAACAATGAAGAAATTTTAAATGAAATAATAGGGCTTGTAAGTGAAAGACTTCCTAAGTTTTATAAATTTGATAAATTAAAAGACATACAAGTATTAACATCAATGAGAAAAGGCGACTTGGGGGTAAATAACTTAAATATAGAATTGCAAAAATATCTAAATCCACCTAATAAGTATAAACAAGAAGAACAGTTTGCCAAAAGAATTTTTAGGGTGGGGGACAAGGTGATGCAAATTAGAAATAACTACACAAAAAAATGGGAAACAGAGGACAAAAGTGATAAGGGAGAAGGTATATATAATGGAGATATTGGATATATATTTCATATAGATAAAGATAAGAAAACTGTTTTTGTACTTTTTGATAAGATAAAAATTGCTTCTTATAAATATGATGAACTAGACGAGCTTGATCATAGTTTTTGTACAACAATTCATAAAAGTCAAGGAAGTGAATTCCCAGTAGTAGTTATACCCATAGTTTGGGCACCACCTATGTTGTTAAGTCGTAATTTACTTTATACAGCAGTTACTAGAGCAAAAAAGCTTGTTGTATTAGTAGGTGATGTTAAATACTTAGAACAGATGATTAAAAACAATAGAATAAATGACAGATACTCTAATTTATCATATAAATTAAATAAATTTATAAAAGAAGGGCTGTTAAGTAAATAA
- the metK gene encoding methionine adenosyltransferase, with protein sequence MSRHLFTSESVTEGHPDKMCDQISDAILDALLEKDPLSRVACETTTTTGLVLVAGEISTNAYVDIQKVVRETVNEIGYTRAKYGFDSQTCAVITAIDEQSSDIAMGVDEALESKSGEQTEEEIEAIGAGDQGIMFGFACNETPELMPLPISLAHKLSRRLTEIRKNEIVDYLRPDGKTQVTVEYDGNKPIRVHTILISTQHSEHVDNDTIRKDLIELVIKEVIPADLLDDETKIYINPTGRFVIGGPQGDTGLTGRKIIIDTYGGYSRHGGGAFSGKDATKVDRSAAYAARYVAKNIVAAGLADKCEIELAYAIGVARPLSIFVDTFGTGKVSEAELVELINKNFDLRPGAIIRDLDLRKPIYRQTAAYGHFGRTDVDLPWERTDKAEALREQSSIK encoded by the coding sequence ATGTCAAGACATTTATTCACATCGGAATCAGTAACTGAAGGTCATCCAGATAAAATGTGTGACCAAATTTCAGATGCAATATTAGATGCTTTATTAGAGAAGGATCCTTTATCAAGAGTAGCTTGTGAGACAACAACAACAACAGGATTAGTATTAGTAGCAGGGGAAATATCTACAAATGCTTATGTAGATATACAAAAAGTAGTTAGAGAGACAGTAAATGAAATAGGATACACAAGAGCTAAATATGGGTTTGATAGCCAAACGTGTGCTGTTATAACTGCTATAGATGAGCAGTCATCAGATATAGCTATGGGTGTTGATGAAGCTTTAGAAAGTAAAAGTGGAGAACAAACAGAAGAAGAAATTGAAGCTATAGGAGCAGGAGATCAAGGTATAATGTTCGGATTTGCATGTAATGAAACTCCAGAATTAATGCCATTACCTATATCTTTAGCACACAAGTTATCTAGAAGATTAACAGAAATAAGAAAAAATGAAATAGTAGATTATTTGAGACCGGATGGTAAAACTCAAGTTACGGTAGAGTATGATGGAAATAAGCCGATAAGAGTACATACTATATTAATATCTACTCAACATAGTGAACATGTGGACAATGATACTATAAGAAAAGATTTAATAGAGTTAGTAATAAAAGAAGTTATACCAGCAGATTTATTAGATGATGAAACTAAAATTTATATAAATCCAACAGGAAGATTCGTTATAGGTGGTCCACAAGGAGATACTGGTTTAACAGGAAGAAAAATAATAATAGATACTTATGGCGGATATTCTAGACACGGTGGTGGAGCATTCTCAGGAAAAGATGCAACTAAGGTTGATAGATCTGCTGCATATGCTGCAAGATACGTTGCTAAAAATATAGTAGCTGCAGGACTTGCAGATAAGTGTGAAATAGAACTAGCTTATGCTATAGGCGTTGCTAGACCTTTATCTATATTTGTAGATACTTTTGGAACTGGAAAAGTTTCTGAAGCTGAATTAGTTGAATTAATCAACAAAAACTTTGACTTAAGACCAGGTGCTATAATAAGAGACTTAGACTTAAGAAAACCAATATACAGACAAACAGCTGCCTATGGTCACTTTGGAAGAACTGACGTGGATTTACCATGGGAAAGAACTGATAAAGCTGAAGCATTAAGAGAACAATCTTCAATAAAATAA
- the yyaC gene encoding spore protease YyaC, with translation MYLAKVHYKKENVIEILSLILKDIINENTVVICIGTDRAIGDALGPLVGTMLKNSDFKYPVYGTLDNPIHALNIYESFDQIKEKHPNSEFLAIDACLGSINNIGNIQIRKGPILPGKGVGKKLPQIGSHSIVGIVDKVDENNRFSFNNVRLHFILELAETIALSILLST, from the coding sequence ATGTATTTAGCCAAAGTGCATTATAAAAAAGAAAATGTTATAGAAATATTAAGCTTAATACTCAAAGATATAATTAATGAAAATACCGTTGTTATTTGTATAGGAACAGATCGTGCTATAGGAGATGCTTTAGGTCCTTTAGTCGGTACTATGCTTAAAAATAGCGACTTTAAATACCCAGTTTACGGTACCCTAGATAATCCTATTCATGCCTTGAACATATATGAATCTTTTGATCAAATAAAAGAAAAGCATCCTAACAGTGAATTCTTAGCTATTGATGCCTGTTTAGGTTCTATAAATAATATAGGAAACATCCAAATTAGAAAAGGACCAATTCTACCAGGTAAAGGCGTAGGTAAAAAACTCCCGCAAATTGGATCTCATTCAATTGTAGGTATTGTAGATAAAGTAGATGAAAATAATAGATTTTCATTTAATAATGTTCGACTTCATTTTATTTTAGAATTGGCTGAAACTATTGCTCTATCAATCTTACTCTCAACCTAA
- a CDS encoding rod shape-determining protein, producing MAGADIGIDLGTANVLVYVDGKGIVLEEPSVVAIEKNTNTVLAVGNEARKMIGRTPANIVAIRPLKDGVISDYEATEKMLKYFTEKIVEKKGFRRLVMPRIMVCVPTGVTEVEKRAVEEATREAGAREVYIIEEPIAAAIGAGMDISLPNGNMVIDIGGGTTDIAVISLGGAVVSDSIKIGGDKFDTAIVAYIKKKHNLLIGERSAEKLKVEIGTAMKDSEEQFMKISGRNIIKGLPETIEVSSQEIAEALEECIKQIVATTRVVLEKIPPELAADISTSGIVMTGGGALLRNLDKRIEEATGINVIVADEPLSCVARGTGSSLSTLDLLETGGTFKRRNKK from the coding sequence ATGGCTGGAGCAGATATAGGAATAGATTTAGGTACGGCAAATGTCTTAGTATATGTGGATGGTAAGGGCATAGTACTAGAAGAGCCGTCGGTAGTTGCAATTGAAAAAAATACAAATACAGTTTTAGCAGTTGGAAATGAAGCAAGAAAAATGATAGGGAGAACACCTGCCAATATAGTGGCAATAAGACCGTTAAAAGATGGTGTTATTTCTGATTATGAAGCAACTGAAAAAATGTTAAAATACTTTACAGAAAAGATAGTTGAGAAAAAAGGATTTAGAAGACTTGTAATGCCAAGAATAATGGTATGTGTACCAACAGGTGTAACAGAAGTTGAAAAAAGAGCAGTAGAGGAAGCAACTAGAGAAGCAGGAGCAAGAGAAGTATATATAATAGAAGAACCAATTGCAGCAGCAATAGGTGCGGGTATGGATATATCTTTACCAAATGGAAATATGGTAATAGATATAGGTGGAGGAACTACAGACATAGCTGTTATATCTCTTGGAGGGGCAGTAGTTAGTGACTCAATAAAAATAGGCGGAGATAAGTTTGATACTGCCATAGTAGCGTATATTAAGAAAAAGCATAATCTTCTTATAGGAGAGAGAAGTGCAGAAAAGCTAAAAGTAGAAATTGGAACAGCAATGAAAGATAGTGAAGAACAATTTATGAAAATAAGTGGTAGAAACATAATAAAAGGTTTACCAGAAACTATAGAAGTAAGTTCACAAGAAATAGCAGAAGCTTTAGAAGAATGTATAAAGCAAATAGTAGCTACAACTAGAGTTGTATTAGAAAAAATACCACCTGAATTGGCAGCGGATATAAGTACGTCTGGTATAGTAATGACTGGCGGAGGGGCTTTATTAAGAAATCTAGATAAGAGAATTGAAGAAGCTACAGGGATTAATGTAATCGTTGCTGATGAACCTTTATCTTGTGTTGCAAGAGGAACAGGCTCATCATTAAGTACTTTAGATTTACTAGAAACAGGTGGAACATTTAAAAGAAGAAATAAAAAATAG
- the spoIIID gene encoding sporulation transcriptional regulator SpoIIID → MRSYIEERAVIVAKYILEKNTTVRQTAKTFGVSKSTIHKDVTERLEEINPSLALEVKRVLEKNKSERHIRGGMATKLKYESEKKV, encoded by the coding sequence GTGAGATCCTATATAGAGGAAAGGGCAGTTATTGTAGCAAAATATATATTAGAAAAAAATACAACAGTAAGACAAACCGCTAAAACTTTTGGTGTAAGTAAAAGTACTATTCATAAGGATGTAACGGAACGATTAGAAGAAATCAATCCTTCTCTAGCTTTAGAGGTTAAGAGAGTTTTAGAAAAGAATAAATCAGAAAGACATATTCGAGGTGGTATGGCAACTAAGCTTAAATATGAAAGCGAAAAAAAAGTGTAG
- a CDS encoding M23 family metallopeptidase: MKKKLLEKDAFYLSLFICICILAIGGIWFTNKNVDNLLSKNTPTKSEDEIHLTEDEKNDVLPTATDSDQNLAKAKEAEHNKISYLGNQVIRDYSEKEPSYSETLEVWEIHKAIDIEANENQEVKSLTPGTVLDVYDDDEYGMSVKIKSGKDTVFVYSSLGKNITVKKGDEIKEGQCIGYAGNTSDVECLSGVHVHLEAYKNNTAINPMSLLE, translated from the coding sequence ATGAAAAAGAAATTATTAGAAAAGGATGCTTTTTATTTATCCTTATTTATATGTATCTGTATTTTAGCCATTGGAGGAATTTGGTTTACTAACAAAAATGTAGATAATTTATTATCGAAGAATACTCCAACAAAAAGTGAAGATGAAATACATTTAACTGAAGATGAAAAAAATGATGTTCTTCCAACTGCTACAGATTCTGATCAAAACTTAGCAAAAGCAAAAGAAGCTGAACATAACAAAATAAGCTACTTAGGAAATCAAGTAATAAGAGATTATTCAGAAAAAGAGCCAAGCTATTCAGAAACTTTAGAAGTTTGGGAAATACATAAGGCGATAGACATAGAAGCAAATGAAAATCAAGAAGTTAAATCACTAACTCCTGGTACAGTATTAGATGTATATGATGACGATGAATATGGTATGTCTGTAAAAATTAAATCTGGTAAAGATACTGTATTTGTATATTCTAGTTTAGGTAAGAATATTACAGTAAAAAAAGGCGATGAAATAAAAGAAGGCCAATGTATAGGGTATGCAGGTAATACTAGTGATGTAGAATGTTTAAGTGGAGTACATGTTCACTTAGAAGCATACAAAAATAACACAGCTATTAATCCAATGAGTTTATTAGAATAA
- the spoIID gene encoding stage II sporulation protein D — translation MKKPFIFILLLSLSFVIVSVIGSLVFYGDSGTPIVKDKITKKIAEDITYEKVDKKSPNINVYKVNENKIEKMDIEEYLYGVLSSEMPSTFDVEALKAQAIAARTYVMYKMENNITSGHKNATVCTNSAHCQAYTSYKDLKKVKGEDWIEGDYVKVKKAVDDTKGQIVTYDDKAILPLYFSTSSGKTENSKDVFSTQYPYLVSVNSPFEEQSPKYSTTYSIKKSKFIKYIKNIYPQINISLDKLDKQVSIVNRTEGGCVKTVEVGNVKISGTDMRKILNLNSANFTINYNNDEINFNVKGYGHGVGMSQWGAEGMAKKGYKYYDILFHYFKDSEIKDMY, via the coding sequence ATGAAAAAACCTTTTATTTTTATTTTATTACTATCTCTTTCGTTTGTTATAGTATCGGTAATTGGAAGTTTAGTTTTTTATGGAGACTCGGGAACTCCAATTGTAAAGGATAAAATTACTAAAAAGATTGCTGAAGATATTACTTATGAAAAAGTAGATAAAAAATCACCAAATATAAATGTTTACAAAGTAAATGAAAATAAAATAGAGAAAATGGATATTGAAGAATACCTCTATGGAGTATTGTCTAGTGAAATGCCATCAACATTTGATGTAGAAGCTTTAAAAGCTCAAGCTATAGCTGCGAGAACTTATGTTATGTATAAAATGGAAAATAACATTACATCTGGACACAAAAATGCAACAGTTTGTACAAACTCTGCTCACTGCCAAGCTTACACATCATATAAGGATTTAAAAAAGGTGAAGGGCGAAGATTGGATAGAAGGTGATTATGTTAAAGTAAAAAAAGCCGTAGATGATACTAAGGGTCAAATTGTGACTTATGATGATAAGGCAATTTTACCTTTATATTTTTCAACTTCTTCAGGTAAAACTGAAAATAGCAAAGATGTTTTCTCTACCCAATATCCATATTTAGTATCTGTTAATAGCCCATTTGAAGAACAATCACCTAAATACTCAACTACTTACTCAATAAAAAAGAGTAAGTTTATTAAATACATAAAAAATATATATCCGCAGATAAACATATCTTTAGACAAATTAGATAAACAAGTAAGTATAGTGAACAGGACGGAAGGTGGATGTGTAAAAACAGTTGAAGTAGGAAATGTTAAAATAAGTGGGACTGATATGAGAAAAATATTGAATTTGAATTCCGCTAACTTTACTATAAATTATAATAATGATGAAATAAACTTCAATGTAAAAGGCTATGGTCATGGTGTAGGAATGAGTCAATGGGGCGCAGAAGGAATGGCAAAGAAAGGATATAAGTATTATGATATATTGTTTCACTATTTTAAAGATAGTGAAATAAAAGATATGTATTAA
- the murA gene encoding UDP-N-acetylglucosamine 1-carboxyvinyltransferase yields MAKIIVKKSNPLKGSVRIDGAKNAVLPIIAATLLAKGKSVLREVPNLKDVHVISDLLRHLGAEVEYKGTTLTVDATNLTTYDAPYELVRKMRASFLVMGPLLARFNQTRISMPGGCAIGTRPIDLHLKGFKALGANVVMDHGFVEAKTDRLSGSKLYLDFPSVGATENIMMAAVLAEGTTIIENAAEEPEIVDLANFLNEMGADVRGAGTNTIRIKGVKELKATEHDVIPDRIEAATFMVAAAMTKGDITIENIILEHLKPVTAKLREAGCHIIEMDNSIRVVGPDKLKSIDIKTLPHPGFPTDVQAQFMAMLTVAKGTGVVIETVFENRFMHVAEFNRMGANIKIEGRTAVVEGVEELNGAKVNATDLRAGAALILCGLIAEGETEIGEIYHIQRGYVDIDKKITALGGNIEIVE; encoded by the coding sequence ATGGCTAAAATAATAGTAAAAAAGAGTAATCCACTTAAAGGTAGTGTTAGAATAGATGGTGCAAAAAATGCTGTATTACCAATAATAGCAGCAACATTATTAGCAAAAGGAAAATCAGTACTTAGAGAAGTACCAAATTTAAAAGATGTACATGTTATATCAGATTTATTAAGACATTTAGGTGCTGAAGTTGAATATAAAGGAACTACATTAACTGTTGATGCAACTAATTTAACAACTTATGATGCTCCATATGAATTAGTTAGAAAAATGAGAGCTTCTTTCTTAGTAATGGGACCATTACTAGCAAGATTTAATCAAACTAGAATATCTATGCCAGGGGGATGTGCTATAGGTACTAGACCAATAGATTTACACTTAAAAGGATTTAAAGCTTTAGGTGCAAATGTAGTTATGGATCATGGGTTTGTAGAAGCTAAAACAGATAGATTATCTGGTAGCAAGCTATACTTAGATTTTCCATCGGTAGGAGCTACTGAAAATATAATGATGGCAGCAGTATTAGCAGAAGGAACTACTATAATAGAAAATGCTGCAGAAGAACCAGAAATAGTTGATTTAGCTAACTTCTTAAATGAAATGGGAGCAGATGTTAGAGGTGCAGGAACAAATACAATAAGAATAAAAGGTGTGAAAGAATTAAAAGCTACAGAACATGATGTAATACCTGATAGAATAGAAGCCGCTACTTTTATGGTAGCTGCAGCTATGACAAAAGGTGATATAACTATTGAAAATATAATTCTTGAGCACTTAAAACCTGTGACAGCAAAATTAAGAGAAGCTGGTTGTCATATTATAGAAATGGATAATTCTATAAGAGTAGTAGGTCCAGACAAATTAAAATCTATAGATATAAAAACTTTACCACACCCAGGTTTCCCAACAGATGTTCAAGCTCAATTTATGGCTATGCTTACTGTTGCAAAAGGAACGGGAGTAGTTATAGAAACAGTATTTGAAAATAGGTTTATGCATGTTGCTGAATTCAATAGAATGGGAGCAAACATTAAAATAGAAGGTAGAACGGCTGTTGTGGAAGGCGTAGAAGAATTAAATGGAGCTAAAGTAAATGCCACTGATTTAAGAGCTGGAGCTGCATTGATACTTTGTGGTCTTATAGCAGAAGGTGAAACTGAAATAGGAGAAATTTATCATATACAAAGAGGCTATGTGGATATTGATAAAAAAATAACTGCATTAGGTGGTAATATAGAGATAGTTGAATAA
- a CDS encoding YwmB family TATA-box binding protein: MKVIKFVTTFLLLFIIGIFTSYASVKYNTWTDNFINAFEQTEANFKFYNIKINCVVSDINNKKQIENMCTDIVNCLNLNSDKIKLREEDDNGVKIYAQIKDNSYNVSFTAIKKNSKEYYIIIDILSNKVYKNIGDIYRNLDDILHRHTNDVDIYICMAGEYTKKLQLYKSNDILENILYNMNAKEIDRVRENNLFSVTAYSNLLTENDLDYLENKINLNIGIRYSENEDKTLIYMATPIIKLDY; this comes from the coding sequence ATGAAAGTTATAAAATTTGTTACAACTTTCTTACTATTATTCATCATAGGAATATTTACATCTTATGCAAGTGTAAAATATAATACATGGACTGATAATTTTATAAATGCATTTGAGCAAACAGAAGCGAATTTTAAGTTTTACAATATAAAAATTAATTGTGTAGTATCAGATATAAATAACAAAAAACAAATAGAAAATATGTGTACAGATATTGTAAATTGTTTAAATTTAAATTCAGATAAAATTAAATTGAGAGAAGAAGATGACAATGGAGTTAAAATCTATGCTCAAATTAAAGATAACTCTTACAATGTATCATTTACAGCAATCAAAAAAAATAGTAAAGAATACTATATAATTATTGACATATTAAGCAATAAGGTATATAAAAATATAGGAGATATTTATCGAAACTTAGATGATATACTTCATAGACATACAAATGATGTAGATATTTATATTTGTATGGCTGGAGAATATACAAAAAAATTACAATTATATAAATCTAATGATATTTTAGAAAATATATTGTATAATATGAATGCGAAGGAAATAGATAGAGTAAGAGAAAATAACTTGTTTTCTGTTACAGCGTATAGTAATTTGTTAACAGAAAACGATTTAGATTATTTAGAAAATAAGATCAATTTAAATATAGGAATTAGGTATAGCGAGAATGAAGATAAGACTTTAATCTACATGGCTACACCCATAATAAAATTAGATTATTAA